A stretch of the Coprobacillus cateniformis genome encodes the following:
- a CDS encoding replication-associated recombination protein A, with product MEQTSLFQNQSQEPLASRLRPQTLSDYVGQKHLIGQGKILWQLIEHDQISSMIFWGPPGVGKTTLARIIANCTQSEFIDFSAVTSGIKDIKAVMKQAQEKQMMGIRTIVFVDEIHRFNKAQQDAFLPYVERGSIILIGATTENPSFEINSALLSRCKVFVLHGLEIEDILDLLKHALSSEQGFGNENIEIEENGLYMIASFSNGDARMALNTLEMAVLNGEQQENKIVISQKIIEECTNRKSFLYDKKGEEHYNIISALHKSMRNSDVDAAIYWLARMLEAGEDPLYIARRLVRFASEDIGMADSRALEIAIAGYQACHFLGVPECNVHLTHVVTYLSLSVKSNALYMAYESAKKDALDTLGEPVPLQIRNAPTKLMKELHYGEGYQYAHDYEDKITSMTCLPDKIADHHYYHPTMQGSEAKVAARLQTIQNLRNKHKNRNE from the coding sequence ATGGAACAAACATCGCTTTTTCAAAATCAAAGCCAAGAACCTTTAGCCAGTCGTTTGAGACCACAAACATTATCAGATTATGTGGGACAAAAACATCTTATTGGACAAGGAAAAATATTATGGCAGTTAATAGAGCACGACCAAATTTCCTCTATGATTTTTTGGGGTCCACCCGGAGTGGGAAAAACGACATTAGCAAGAATCATTGCCAATTGTACGCAATCTGAATTCATTGACTTTAGTGCCGTCACAAGTGGCATTAAAGATATCAAGGCAGTTATGAAACAAGCACAAGAAAAACAAATGATGGGCATAAGAACAATTGTTTTCGTAGATGAAATTCATCGTTTCAACAAAGCGCAACAAGATGCCTTTCTTCCTTATGTTGAACGTGGAAGCATTATTCTCATAGGCGCAACCACAGAAAATCCTTCTTTTGAAATCAACTCTGCCCTATTATCGCGATGTAAAGTCTTTGTTTTACATGGTCTTGAAATTGAAGATATCTTAGATTTATTAAAGCATGCCTTATCGAGTGAACAGGGATTCGGTAATGAAAACATTGAAATTGAAGAAAATGGTTTATACATGATTGCATCTTTTTCTAATGGTGATGCTAGAATGGCATTAAACACTTTAGAAATGGCTGTTTTGAATGGAGAACAACAAGAAAATAAAATCGTCATTTCTCAAAAAATCATTGAAGAATGTACCAACCGCAAATCCTTTCTCTATGATAAAAAAGGCGAAGAACATTACAATATCATTTCAGCACTACATAAGTCTATGCGTAATAGCGATGTTGATGCTGCTATATATTGGTTAGCCAGAATGTTAGAGGCAGGCGAAGATCCTTTATATATTGCAAGACGTTTGGTAAGATTTGCAAGTGAAGATATTGGGATGGCAGATAGTCGTGCCCTAGAAATTGCTATTGCTGGTTATCAGGCGTGTCATTTTCTTGGCGTTCCTGAATGCAATGTGCATCTTACACATGTTGTTACATATCTTTCATTATCTGTAAAGTCAAATGCATTATATATGGCTTATGAATCTGCAAAAAAAGATGCTTTAGACACTTTAGGTGAACCTGTTCCTTTACAAATTCGCAACGCTCCAACAAAATTAATGAAAGAGCTTCATTATGGTGAAGGATATCAATATGCTCATGATTATGAAGATAAAATTACATCTATGACATGTCTTCCAGACAAGATTGCTGACCATCATTATTATCATCCTACAATGCAAGGCAGCGAAGCTAAAGTTGCTGCTCGTTTACAAACAATTCAAAATTTACGCAATAAACATAAAAACAGAAATGAATAG
- a CDS encoding alpha/beta fold hydrolase has translation MKSRIKKICIVIAGGIVVLVTVFLIYVNDYYHAEALPASYIQNTQEMSYQDNISSYIFQPKGENKGGIIFYAGAKVDELAYTNLMQKFSQQGYMCALVKMPFRLAIFDSNAADKIIAAFPNIKNWYMMGHSLGGAMAANYAFNHENNLKGLVLLGAYSTQDLSETSLQVLSFYGTEDQVLNMGKYQNYFPNLPQNTIEFTIEGGNHAYYGNYGEQSGDGVATITAQAQQEQVVQLFCQTFINKEELVE, from the coding sequence GTGAAATCAAGAATCAAGAAAATATGTATTGTCATTGCAGGTGGAATTGTTGTCTTGGTAACAGTCTTTCTTATATACGTTAATGATTATTATCATGCTGAGGCTTTACCAGCAAGTTATATACAAAATACACAGGAAATGTCTTATCAAGACAATATAAGCAGTTATATTTTCCAACCAAAGGGCGAGAATAAAGGTGGCATTATTTTTTATGCTGGAGCAAAAGTGGATGAGTTGGCATATACAAATTTAATGCAAAAGTTTTCACAGCAAGGATATATGTGCGCTTTAGTCAAAATGCCATTTCGATTGGCTATATTTGATAGCAATGCTGCAGATAAGATTATTGCAGCTTTTCCAAATATTAAGAATTGGTATATGATGGGGCATTCTTTAGGTGGAGCAATGGCAGCAAATTATGCTTTTAATCATGAAAATAATTTGAAAGGCTTGGTTTTATTAGGGGCTTATTCTACTCAAGATTTATCGGAAACATCTTTGCAGGTCTTGAGTTTTTATGGGACTGAGGATCAAGTTTTAAATATGGGTAAATATCAAAATTATTTTCCAAATCTTCCACAAAATACAATAGAATTTACTATTGAAGGGGGTAATCATGCTTATTATGGGAATTATGGTGAACAATCTGGAGATGGAGTTGCAACAATAACAGCTCAAGCACAACAGGAACAAGTTGTTCAGTTATTTTGTCAAACTTTTATTAATAAAGAGGAGTTGGTTGAGTGA
- a CDS encoding cupin domain-containing protein, with translation MDSYQNCQCHTSTDFGPYPFATNVIRAAEYNSYYRTTIWTGQNLQMTLMCIPLCDDIGIERHEDTDQFIRVEEGYALAQMGDSKDCLNEQWELCVGDAVFVPAGIWHNIINIGNCPLKLSTVYAPPHHPHGTIHQTKMEAMED, from the coding sequence ATGGATTCTTATCAAAATTGTCAATGTCATACATCAACAGATTTTGGACCATATCCTTTTGCAACGAATGTCATAAGGGCAGCTGAATATAACAGTTATTATCGTACAACAATTTGGACAGGTCAGAATTTACAAATGACTTTAATGTGTATTCCTCTGTGTGATGATATAGGAATTGAAAGACATGAGGATACTGATCAATTTATTCGTGTTGAAGAAGGATATGCTTTAGCACAAATGGGAGATTCAAAGGATTGTTTAAATGAACAATGGGAGTTATGTGTTGGTGATGCGGTTTTTGTTCCAGCTGGAATATGGCATAATATTATAAACATTGGGAATTGCCCACTTAAATTATCAACTGTTTATGCTCCTCCCCATCACCCTCATGGAACCATTCATCAGACAAAAATGGAAGCTATGGAGGATTAA